From the genome of Trichosurus vulpecula isolate mTriVul1 chromosome 6, mTriVul1.pri, whole genome shotgun sequence:
tatgattgcacatatataacctatatcaaattgcttaccgttttagggaggaaggagggcagaaagggaaaaaggaaatttggaactcaaaattttattttaaaaaaagaatgttaaaaatggtctttacatgtaattggaaaaaattaaacaatatttaaaaaaataaaagtagtcaGGGTAGGAAAGTGAGGATAGAAGTAACACCAAGGTGAATGAAACCTACATTTTTAGGAAATAAGACAGTGTAACAACATTACTTGCCACTGTTGTAgctgtgtaaagccaataacaccagcacacaagagggctactcgcacaggttctttcatccgcttttctaaggaaagcaactttaaggggtttacaatctcagtttaattaaacatacatatatcattcacttagtccaggggaaaaagtcagcaccctgaacttcagagcaaatagaaacagaaattacaaacagagaaaatataagcagagcaaataacacaaacaacagacaggcttctagctgtctgaccaaaactATACacgcatagttaccagagagagaagcaccaacatctaggttttcaaagtggggggcgAGGCTTCTTAACAGCTACTTAGAGTCTCATCtagccaaatcacaggaacactcttccaatgagtgaacccccaaacaaaatgctaacctcagagtatatatacacctcTTCAGGGTCAGAAAGCTTCACACCTCCTGAGGGCTTTACACCtctagtgacctaattagcaaaagggtgtgggccttcctacaaagacaagactcaataaaaggcatttgattgccttagggcCGAGaggcattccaaaagaaaaaaaaaacagtaaaaagtcccactttgcttgcccttacagacaGCATCCTTAAGAGTTTATGAACTTCCTTTTTCTAGGCCTTATGACTTAATGACATGTTAAATACTATGTGTATGAGTTTGTTTGGGATATATCAATTAATGTTTCCCTCTCTCAcctaaattatttcctatttgctttgtgtgtatacatacatacatacatatgtacatatattctttTGTAAAGATGATTCCATTCAGCATTGGTATATGAAACATACACATGCTTATAGACAATATGAAATCCATTAGACCTGAAAGATTTGAAAGCTCAGTAAGCAAACATCACATCCAAAtacagccctgagtgaaacaaggttggcaaatgaaggccaactTACCAAAGTCAGaactggatacatgtttttctggagtagCCACAATGATGGGCAGTGTCATGAAGCTGGCTTAGGTTTCACAATCAAAACTAGTCAACAAATTTGTATGCCTCCCACAAGGAATGAACAACAGgttcatgacaatgtgattgccacttgcaatCTATCATCAGTGCATATACTCCCATCATGACAAATTCAGATgaagtgaaagaaaaattttatgaagatgtGGAGGCTCTCACCAGGAAAATcttgtaattctgggtgattTTGACTCACTAGAACAGGCACAGATTATCAgatatggcagggagtccttaggagaaatggagtcagaaacagcaacatcaacagtcacttactactgaaaaCCTGTGTATCTCATGAccatctcatcaccaacactatcttccatttacctaaattcaataaaattttgtGGATGCACCCTTGAAGCAAACaatggcatttaatagactacatcattgtaaggagaagagaaagacagggtGTGATAGTGATGAAGgtgatgtgtggtgcagagtgctggactgatcatagacttatcctttccaaggTAAACATTCACATTTAACAAAAGCAGCAGCCTCAAGGCAAGACAACTACCAAAAACCTTAATGCCAACAGATTGGAGTGCTTCTTCTGCTTGAAaggcatgtatatatgcatatatgtatggtgtatgtatatatatacatgtatatatgtgtaagtttATATTTGCATATTTGTCTGAAATCTTTTGAATCTGAGTGAGGGCTTtcaattgaaaatggaggacaGAGAGAAATTTTTGTAAGTATATCTACCAAGCAAGCAACCACAAAGACTGAAATTCCAGAATAACATAAATATAGGAATGCCAGTGAAGAGCACCAGTTATTCAAAGGCGATAAAAATCCAAGAAGAGACAATAATCCCATGGCCTTAGATttctatatacaaatacacaacaagaaataaataataaagcaaagaaacaaacttGATCTATTAGGTATCCCTGAGAATTGTTAAGATGGCATTAATGGATAGAATATAATTATAGAAGGGTTTATTTCATTCAAAAGGAGGAGAATAGATAAGAGGGGTAATTGATAACCCATGAGGGGAACATTCTGCATTGGATACTCACTTCATAGGAAGGAACTGGCTGCTGATGTAGAAGTTATGGGAAACATGGGAGAAACATGCTCTAATGTATAATACATtacaaaagagaagacagagacataCAGTCTGACACATCCTCTAGATGTTGGAATGGCAGAAATTCAGAGAGTTCAGGGAAAGGACAGCCCCGTGGCATAATGTCTGTAGGAGAACCTGCCTTAAGCGATATGCATACCTCTCAAGAGCTAAGTTCAAagaatgcaaatagaaattaTTCTACTGAGGATGAGAAGGGGAGCTGTCAAAAGAGATGGATAGAGAAGCACAGGGGAATTGTTAGCCAcctagatgtaaaatggatatagaagaaggaatgaagggcAAGTATTGGAGAAAGAATTGTGGTCCTGTAAAAATAGTGTCATCAGTTATGAAGCTTAGAATGAACTGATGATGAATgttaacaaaaaagaataaagattttTGTAAAAATTGATTGGGATAAAGAGGAGAATCACAGAAAGAATATGAACTGTACACCATGTCAATTCTCCCTCCCTGACtcggtaaactccagtggttctctaacacctccaggatcaaatacaaaatcaccTGTTCAACCttcaaagcccttaataacctACTCCACCCTACAcaaccacctttccagtcttcttgttgTCTGCAGCCCTCCATGTGCTCTGTGATCCTTTATTATTGACCTCTTTGCTGCTCCTCAGACAAAAGTCACTGGCTGTCACCCAtatctggaattctttcccttcttatctttgcctcctggtttatctggctttcttcaaatcccaactaaaatctcgcCATCTTCCAGAAGTCATGCCCAATACCCCTCTGttcattatctctaatttatcttgtatatgtctTTTTTGTACATGCTTATTTCTATGTTGTCTGCTCCATTAGACTGAACTTCCACagggcttagtgcagtgccttacacatagcaatgacttaataaacgtttatggACTAACTGCTGCTCTGAGCAAATGGGAAGATAGTAAGAGACACAGGAGAGGAGGCAGAAGATTTGTCTTACTTTGCTTCAGATTTCTATGCCAAGGAGATTGATCTTTGGACtgggaaagatagaaaaaaaagtttaacaaaGTTGAAGGTCAAGATAAAAGTGTAGATGATAAGAGAGCTAAAGAGACCAGGACTGTTCAGATTACGTCTAGGGTACTGAAAGAACCAAGAAACATGGTTACTGACACTGTGCtaatgatctttgaaaaatcatgCAGAAGAATTCTGTTACAGAAGGAAGGACAGACCAATATTCTGATTTCCAGAAAGTGAAGAGAATGGAATCTGAAGATGGTATGTTGATGAGTCTAATTTCAATGCctagaaaaaattctagaacaaacTATTAAAAGAATGCTTTATGTTTACCTATAAAACTGTACAGTAATCACTAAGGATAAGCATAGCTTCAAGAACAGATCATACCACTTTCAAATTAGGCTTCGATGCCAGTTTTGactggttgtgtttgtccttcattttcgaagagggccatgacatcagagaaatgatgacgtgacttgcagttgactttgatttgtgtgagggagggctgtgcaaggtcaccagcctcactttctcctccagggctaTCTGGGTCCACTGgactgatattcaccaggatgactgcagatggcccagaatgcataTCAGCCAAAAGATTacaacttgctgaaggctcaAACGATGGTTAccaatttttagcaataaagtatttttaaattatctttttttaggCAATCCTATTGCACACTTAGTAGAGTACACTTAATAGCAATAATAGAATATACTTAATAATACATAATAGTATACATaacaatacataataataataatagaatacatttaataaacataacttttatatgcccTGGGAAACCAGAATgttcatgtgactcactttattgtgatattcactttattgAAAGTGTCTGGAACTGCACCCAAAATATCTCCGAGGTGTGCCTGTATGTAGCCATCCCTTGTTTTGTATTAACAGGATTACCTTAAAGATCCTAGATACTGTATTttgtaacattccattacatcatTGACATGTACAGTTGTGGTGTGGATTATGGTATAGTTAGTTGGCATGGAAATAATTGAATAATCTACTGGAGTATCTGTCCTGTGCTGCTCAACACATTTATCAATAACACGGATGAAGGTGCATAAGATGAGATCGTTACCAGATTTGCAGAATTCATGAAATTGTAAAGGATGACAaagtctagacttaaaaaaaaatccccaacagGCTAGATTGATGGGCCAGATAcaatatgaaatttaataggaatatatgtaGGATTGTGTTGGACTCAACTCAAACCAACTAGGAAGAGATGATCATTAATATTCAGGGTCAgaatttacaccttgaaaatcagcaaatgctatgaatcagggcttgatttattgttttaactGTCtcaatttaagaaaatgatggaaatgttaataatgcatattgaACTTAAAGTATGTATTCTATTTTTGCTCAGAGACCTAGTTGTAAAGACTTTTACCAGCACATTCCTGAGTAAGCATTGATTCATACATTTGAATTCAAATAATCAATTCCCTCAAAAAATGTAGCATGAGGAAATCAAGATTAGATAAGAAATttggggatcatagatttagatccagaaggaaccttagaaaccactgagtccaacccaatttgaactcaggtcttcctgatttcaggaccAGCACTGTATCCATTGCAAAACTTCTCAGTtttataaagtttttcttttcagCTTCATACATTAGACAACAATCTTTAATAATTTTTCctaaattttttcctttgtttaattTTGGGGTTTATGTATAGaatattaaatttctttatattttattaatatatgtttTCAGAGATAGAATGTTCCCTGCGAGTATTTCCTTAGTTGCATTACAAAAATCTTGGTATGGTGTCTCATTGTAGTAATCCTCTTTAACAAAGTTATTTCtgatttctgtgatttgttttttgatccaTGCATTCTGAATCCTGGATGCCATTACTAAATCTCCATTTGGATCTGGATCTTTTACTCATGTTGTCTATAATGAATTCCTCCATTTCATTATGGTCTATTAAGGAGATGCCAGTGTTTGATATTTTAAACATCTTtaattataatttgtttgtactttagCCCATGATTAGTTTATTTTTGTAAAGGCATCATGGGATACTTACTTATATTATTTGCTATGGCCAGTCTGAAGATTCCAAGTCTTTAAATCTTACTTTTCCAATAGTCCACTTATCACTATGATAATTGGTTTCGGGCTGGAAGTGACTTTATAGGCCAGCTAATTCAACCCTCTCACTTCACAGATAAAAAATTGACAGTCCGCACCAagagagtggagccaagatggcagctggaaagcagagacttgccaaGGGCTATCCCCCAGGatcctccaaacactgataaaaaatggctctgaacaaattctagaacttcagaacccacgaaatagcacaaggaagcagggctccacccaGGATAacctgaatggttgctgggtaaggtctatcacatggagctgggaggagaGCTAAGAgctgcgcccggaccaaccaAACTGTGAGCTGGGAAgcacaggccctagcgccctaaatcagtgagctgtggcagttaccagacttctcaacccacaaacaccaaaggcaagggaaggttagtgggaaaagctgagggacatagtgaaaggagttcgaggttcagtcACTGCCtcagaggcagtggaggtggtgcagctctgaggacagaactacagctgcagttgcttccagccccaggcccaattggtgggaggaattaagtgacagatcagagctggagtgcagagcctgcttggatctgggtcgcagtcctgcttggcagttcttgggggagaaggagcactggtgtggcagagcttgctatgtagaaatagttctgaaaacaacagcgcagcccctcaagcttgggacaaagtactctctactctacaagcagtcatacctcaacgaaaaactcaagggtcaagtagttggctgggaacatggccaggcagcgaaaatgcactcagattcagactcagactttagaatctttctttggtgacaaagaagaccaaaacatacatccagaagatgtcaacaaagtcaaagatcttacatcaaaagcctccaagaaaaacatgaactggtctcaggccatggaagagctcaaaaaggatttggaaaagcaagttagagaagtagaggaaaaattgggaagagaaatgagagtgatgcaagaaaaccatgaaaaacaagtcaatgacttgctaaaggagacccaaaaatactgaagaaaataacactttaaaaaatagactaactcaaatggcaaaagagctccaaaaaagccaatgaggagaagaatgccttgaaaggcagaattagccaaatggaaaaggagatccaaaagaccactgaagagaatactaccttaaaaattagattggagcaaatagaagctagtgactttatgagaaatcaagatataaaacagaaccaaagaaatgaataaatggaagacaatgtaaatatctcattggaaaaaccactggcctcgaaaatagatccaggagaaataatttaaaaattattggactacctgaaagccatgatcaaaaagagagcctagatatcatctttcaagaaattatcaaggagaactgccctgatattttagagccagaaggtaaaatagaaattgaaagaatccaccaattacttcctgtaaaagatcccaaaaagaaaactcctaggattattgtcaccaaatttcagagctcccagatcaagaagaaaatactgcaagcagccagaaagaagcaatttgagtattgcggaaacacaatcagaataacacaggatctagcagcttctacattaagagatcaaagggcttggaatatgatattctggaagtcaatggatctaggattaaaaccaagaatcacctacccagcaatactgagtatcatgctccaaggcaaaatagggagtaaaatagaggactttcaagctttctcagtgaaaagaacagagctgaatagaaaattcgactttcaaacacaagaatcaagagaagcatgaaaaggtaaacaagaaaaagaaatcacaagggacttactaaagttgaactattttgtttacattcctacatggaaagatggttgtataattcatgagacctcagtattagggtaactgaagggaatatacatacatgtatatattatatatattatatattcatatatataaaatattatatgtatattcatatattatatataatatatattatatatacatatatagacagaggacacagggtgagttgaatatggagggatgatatctaaaaaaaaatcaaattaaaggatgagagaggaatatattgagagagggagaaagggagagatataatggggtaaattatctcacataaaagtggcaagaaaaagcagttctgttgggagggaagaggtgagggggaatgagtgaatcttgctctcatcagatttgacctgaggagggaataacatacacactcaattgggtatcttaccccacaggaaagaaggaggaaggagataaaaaagggggcacaatagaagggagggcagacagggggaggaggtaatcaagagcaaacacttttgaaaaggaactgggtcaagtgagaaaattgaataaagggggataggttaggaaggagcaaaatatagttagtctttcacaacatgagtattgtggaagggttttgcataatgatacacatgtggcctatgttgaattacttgccttcttagggagggtgggtaaggagggaagaggggagagaatttggaattcagagttttaaaagcaaatgtttttttttttaatgttgtaagTTTTATTTGCCAATAAATTAAAGTATATaatgttttattcttttggatacttttaaaattcaaagcCCCTAAGAAGGGGCTCAGCTTCCCATTTAATCTTCAGATTCAGAACCTTCCTCATCTTGACTAATCTGGAAATAACGAAGTTCGTAAGTCTCCTTGTCAGATGCAACCACACGAAGCCAATCACGAAGATTGTTCTTCTTAAGATACTTCTTGGTAAGATATTTTAAGTATCGTTTAGAGAACTGCTTCTCAGACACAACGGTGATCTTATTCTTGAAGCGTTCAATATGAACAACATTCCCTAGGttcccagttttcccattgacTTTAACTTTCTCCTTCAAGAATTGCTCAAAATTTCCAGAATCAAAGATTCCATCTTCAACTGGATGAGTAAGGTCAAGGTTAAACTTCCAAGTTGATCTCTTAGCCTTCTTATCTTTTGGCGGCGCCATGTTGGATTCACACGTCGCggaaaaaggcaaaagcaaatgttaaaaaaaaagtttttgcatgcaactaggaaataagatatacaggcatagaaatctatcttgccctacaggaaagtaaggggaaaagggatggggggagtggggtgacagaagggagggctgagtggggaatggggcaatcagaatatatgccatcttggagtgggggagagggtagaaatggggagaaaatttttaattcaaactcttgtgaaaattgatgctgaaaactaaaaattttaaatatataaatagtgAAAAAAAGAAGTTGAGAGTCAGAGA
Proteins encoded in this window:
- the LOC118854018 gene encoding 60S ribosomal protein L22-like 1: MAPPKDKKAKRSTWKFNLDLTHPVEDGIFDSGNFEQFLKEKVKVNGKTGNLGNVVHIERFKNKITVVSEKQFSKRYLKYLTKKYLKKNNLRDWLRVVASDKETYELRYFQISQDEEGSESED